The following are from one region of the Microbaculum marinisediminis genome:
- a CDS encoding MarR family winged helix-turn-helix transcriptional regulator, which produces MAQHDTASSITDLVERLGRLVRSSGYAHGLNPAQWEALRYLGRCNGFSNNPSALASFLSATKGTVSQTVSSLERKGLLIKTPRAGQGRALSLVLTTKGRAVLDCDPIADLKAAATELGSDAATLDGQLKHLLAECQALYGVRTFGKCRTCRYFMERVPEEASDRCSLMGTLIDADGADQICAEHTPQEMAGIR; this is translated from the coding sequence ATGGCGCAGCATGACACTGCATCGAGCATCACCGATCTGGTCGAGCGATTGGGGCGCCTCGTTCGCTCCAGCGGCTACGCCCATGGCCTGAATCCGGCGCAGTGGGAAGCACTGCGCTATCTCGGGCGATGCAACGGCTTTTCGAACAATCCATCCGCGCTCGCCAGTTTCCTGTCCGCGACCAAAGGCACGGTTTCCCAGACGGTTTCGTCGCTCGAACGGAAGGGACTCCTTATCAAGACCCCGCGCGCAGGCCAGGGGCGTGCGCTCTCGCTCGTCCTGACGACCAAAGGCCGCGCCGTTCTGGACTGCGACCCGATCGCCGACCTCAAGGCGGCCGCGACGGAACTCGGCTCCGATGCCGCCACGCTCGATGGCCAGCTCAAGCACCTGCTCGCCGAATGTCAGGCGCTCTACGGGGTTCGCACCTTCGGCAAGTGCCGTACCTGCCGCTACTTCATGGAACGAGTTCCCGAAGAGGCCTCGGATCGCTGCAGTCTCATGGGGACGCTCATCGATGCGGACGGCGCCGATCAGATCTGCGCCGAACATACCCCCCAAGAGATGGCCGGCATTCGCTGA